One Punica granatum isolate Tunisia-2019 chromosome 3, ASM765513v2, whole genome shotgun sequence genomic window carries:
- the LOC116198570 gene encoding beta-1,6-galactosyltransferase GALT29A, whose translation MKRPARPLFSILLLAAFAATLTCRAFLRRGLSPFDLEAGRKHLPPPVFNSTLLKLAETDLGEPKFKQDTENLLEGNFAGQSWRYRNFAPMRRVRSSSSIGTAHPLAIRSPRYYRFFLDFRRNLQDWARRKRFQDDIMSDLVRQVKHPIDRHYGLPVSERKYSSCAVVGNSGILLKSNYGKLIDSHEAVIRLNNARVSSFEGNVGSKTTISFVNSNILQLCSRRQGCFCHPYGADVPILMYICQAVHFLDYTVCNSSHKSPLLVTDPRFDVLCARIAKYYSLKRFVMVTGKQLEGWAKVHDGRNFHYSSGMQAIMLALGICDKVSVFGFGKSGSAKHHYHTNQKGELHLHDYEAEYDLYHDLMERPQAVPFISEKFEFPPMVMYH comes from the coding sequence CCCCTTCGACCTCGAGGCTGGCCGGAAACACCTTCCTCCCCCCGTCTTCAACTCCACTCTCCTCAAGCTCGCGGAGACCGATTTGGGCGAGCCCAAGTTCAAGCAGGACACGGAGAACCTGCTCGAGGGGAACTTCGCGGGCCAGTCGTGGAGGTACCGGAACTTCGCCCCGATGCGGCGGGTGAGGTCGTCCTCGTCGATCGGCACCGCCCACCCGCTCGCCATCCGGTCCCCGAGGTACTACCGGTTCTTCTTGGACTTCCGGAGGAACTTGCAGGATTGGGCTAGGAGAAAGAGGTTCCAAGATGATATAATGTCGGATTTGGTCCGGCAGGTGAAGCACCCGATTGACCGGCATTACGGACTCCCGGTCTCGGAACGAAAATATTCCTCCTGCGCCGTGGTCGGGAACAGCGGGATTCTCCTCAAGAGCAATTATGGGAAGTTGATCGATAGCCACGAGGCGGTGATTCGGCTGAACAATGCGAGAGTCAGTAGCTTCGAGGGCAATGTCGGGTCGAAGACCACCATATCCTTTGTAAATAGTAACATCCTCCAGCTCTGTTCGAGGAGGCAGGGCTGCTTCTGCCACCCTTATGGAGCTGATGTTCCTATCCTCATGTACATTTGCCAGGCCGTCCACTTCCTCGATTACACGGTCTGCAACTCGTCCCACAAATCGCCCCTCCTTGTAACCGATCCGAGGTTCGATGTACTCTGTGCCCGAATTGCAAAGTATTACTCCTTGAAGCGGTTCGTGATGGTCACGGGGAAGCAATTGGAGGGCTGGGCCAAGGTTCACGATGGCCGGAATTTCCACTACTCTTCCGGGATGCAGGCGATAATGCTGGCTTTGGGTATTTGTGATAAAGTTAGCGTTTTTGGGTTCGGGAAGTCGGGTTCTGCCAAGCACCATTACCATACGAACCAGAAGGGCGAGCTCCACTTGCACGACTACGAAGCTGAATACGACTTGTACCATGATCTTATGGAGAGGCCTCAGGCAGTTCCATTTATCTCGGAGAAGTTTGAGTTCCCTCCGATGGTAATGTATCACTAA